A window of Fragaria vesca subsp. vesca linkage group LG7, FraVesHawaii_1.0, whole genome shotgun sequence contains these coding sequences:
- the LOC101314987 gene encoding 4-hydroxy-tetrahydrodipicolinate synthase 1, chloroplastic-like, with amino-acid sequence MATLQSCSSSVCLRESSSLLLPRRNVNESYKSRTVKWRSPRGAVVPNFHLPMRSFEIKNRTSTEEIKSLRLITAIKTPYLPDGRFDLEAYDALVNTQIEHGAEGVIVGGTTGEGQLMSWDEHIMLIGHTINCYGGSIKVIGNTGSNSTREAVHATEQGFAVGMHAALHINPYYGKTSLEGLVKHFDRVLSMGPTIIYNVPSRTGQDIPHQVINTLAQNANLAGVKECVGNDRIKQHIEKGIVVWSGNDDECHDSRWNHGATGVVSVTSNLVPGLMRDLMFGGKNPSLNAKLMPLIQWLFQEPNPIGLNTALAQLGVVRPVFRLPYVPLPLAKRVEFVNLVKQIGREHFVGEKDVQVLDDDDFTYLDRY; translated from the exons ATGGCGACGTTGCAGAGCTGCAGCAGCAGTGTGTGCCTGAGAGAGTCGTCGTCTCTCTTGCTTCCGCGTCGAAATGTTAACGAAAGCTACAAGAG TAGGACTGTGAAATGGAGGAGTCCACGAGGAGCTGTGGTGCCGAATTTTCATCTTCCAATGCGAAGTTTTGAAATTAAAAACAG GACATCTACAGAGGAGATAAAGTCACTTAGATTGATAACAGCCATCAAAACGCCATATCTCCCAGATGGTAGATTTGATCTTGAAGCATATGATGCGTTGGTTAATACGCAAATTGAACATGGAGCGGAAGGTGTGATTGTTGGTGGCACAACCGGTGAAGGTCAGTTGATGAGTTGGGACGAGCACATAATGCTCATAGGCCACACGATCAACTGTTATGGTGGATCAATTAAGGTAATAGGAAACACTGGCAGCAACTCCACAAGGGAAGCGGTTCATGCTACTGAACAAGGGTTTGCAGTTGGGATGCATGCCGCACTGCACATCAATCCTTATTATGGGAAGACCTCTTTGGAGGGATTAGTTAAGCACTTCGATAGGGTCTTATCTATGGGACCCACTATCATATACAATGTGCCGTCACGAACTGGCCAAGATATCCCCCACCAGGTGATTAACACGTTGGCGCAGAATGCCAACTTGGCGGGTGTCAAGGAGTGTGTTGGAAATGATCGCATTAAACAGCACATTGAGAAGGGAATTGTGGTTTGGAGTGGGAATGATGATGAGTGCCATGATTCAAGGTGGAACCACGGGGCTACCGGAGTCGTATCTGTTACTAGTAATTTGGTTCCCGGTTTGATGCGAGACCTCATGTTTGGGGGGAAGAACCCTTCTCTTAATGCAAAGCTCATGCCTCTGATTCAGTGGCTTTTTCAGGAGCCTAACCCCATCGGCTTAAATACAGCGCTTGCCCAACTTGGTGTTGTGAGACCAGTCTTCAGGCTGCCATATGTACCTCTTCCTCTTGCAAAGAGAGTAGAATTTGTGAACCTGGTTAAGCAAATTGGGCGGGAGCATTTTGTTGGTGAAAAGGATGTTCAAGTTCTTGATGACGATGATTTCACTTATTTGGATCGGTATTAA